In the Phyllopteryx taeniolatus isolate TA_2022b chromosome 1, UOR_Ptae_1.2, whole genome shotgun sequence genome, ACCAGCCACAGTGTGTGCTGTGATTCTCCCCATTtacgaaacaaacaaacaataaaggaAGAATGATGGTTTTATACATCAGcccctttctttttaaaaaaaaaaacaacaactctgaaGCAGTTTTTCACATCTTTTGAACATCAACACCCGCTGTTTGTTCCTGTATGCACACCAAACTCTTAACATTGTCCAATTAGAGGTTCAGCTTCATGATATGTATTAAACAACAATAGTAAACAATGGTGCTGAAGTGTAAACTAATGTTTGTATATTATTGGAGACATGGATGTACGTTTGCACTGTCTTACATTTTTGTGAGTCGAAAGTTTTAGCAGTGtgctgtgtgcttgtgtgttttcttttgtgacCCTTTCCCTTATTTTTTGCTCCAAAACATTCATTATGATAGTCCTGTATTATTCCTGTAAATATTCTAAAAACAAACTTATAGTACTCTGTTAGATGTCAAAGCCTCTCAAGACCGAGTCCACACTTATGAGTTCAGCGGGACTGCGGTGAATCCTCTCTCTGCCTCGTTTCGGTGCTCCTTCTCAATTTGCCAAGATGGCATTTTGCCCCATTTTGAGTCACATCTTAGTGAGGAGCACAATGAAAAATCACACCAGGCTCAAGAGTCAATGTGGCATAGGCTCACACTGCCTCCCAGGGCGTCAGTCCACTTGGACTCTCGTGAGGACATTGACATGGTTGTAATACAGTCTATACTGCTGTGTTCAAAAGAAATTGTGGCAAACTGGTGATGCTTTCACAATGGAATGATGAATGAGAGTGTttttaaaccatccatccatgtaattgatttttttttattttatttacaaaccAAAATCGTTTTGTTTCTCTAAGTAATCATGAAAGTccatgttttattaaaatatctATTAATTTATGAtgttattcccccccccccccccccccctgttttcTATATTTGTGTTGTGCAGAGTAGACATGAAATGACACGCACAACTGAATTCTTGATTGTGGGTGGGTGTATGTGTATGCATGCAAAATGCAAAGATCAAGCTGCAAAACTGTCctgtttatttagatttttatccTCACCTGTGTCATATAAGAAGGAAATGTACTCTCAGTGTGTTGTGTGCAGCATTGGAAAGTGTGCGTTCAGAGTAAAAGATTTACAACTGTGTGGTGACATAGTGGTCGTACTATGTGTTGAACACTTAAGATGAAAGCAAGTGGACAGGTGAATGATGAGGCAGGAGACAGTTTATATTGAAAGAAATCAAATGATGTATCTTATCATAACACAATATGCTTGTATTTTCCTGGTCTAGTAATTAGCGCTGGGttgtttaaatgaaaaacattgaatGTCTGGGGAGCTTCTGATGTTTATGTTGTGCCCTGAAATGATGGCAGCTTACCAACACATGGGGTTTGGCTCATGTTACATCTCAAGTTGTACTCACCTCCccatgaaatgaaatatttagaCACATAAAATGTGGTGTATCTGATATCTGTGGTGATTGTGCCTTTCACTTTTCCTGCATggtttttgtgatttgttttcCATCCCGAATGTGGACAGTTGTCCACAGACAGGCGAAACCTATGCAAAATGAACTGATGGGTATTCCAGCATCCAATCAGAAAACACAGGTACCCACCCACCAACCCACTCTCAAAACAAGACAATAAATGCTCAGGTTAATGCCTGAATCTATGTGTCATTTTTTACATGAGAGGGAGTCAGATTGAAGAGTGCAATTGGAAGGGTGGAAGAAAATAAACCACCTTTATGAGTGTCAACTATTTACACTACAAGGTCAATATTGACATAGACTAGAAATACATGTGTGCACAACCATGATCCCATGTACATCTTTGGATAGTCTGCTGGCATGGTCGCTTTAGAGTGCCCTTGTCACGAGCAAAGCAGAGTGAGGGGCGGGGGAGtccgacttgacagccagcatgtggaccGGGCCTTCGAGCttgcgtggccgctttagagtgcctcatggtggtggtggtatgGAAAGCCCGCAAAAACCCAGTGGGatgtattccagccaccggaggcctTATGCTGAtacatgtagttatgtgtaagtacaaccccaattccagtgaagttgggacgttgtccatccatccatccatccatccattttctgagccgcttatcctcacaagggtcgcgggagtgctggagcctatcccagctatcatggggcaggaggtggggtacaccctgaactggtcgccagccaatcacagggcacacataaacaaacaaccatttgcactcacattcaaacctacgggcaatttagagtctttaatttacctaccatgcatgtatttaggatgtgggaggaaaccggagtgcccggagaaaacccacgcaggcatggggagaacatgcaaacttcacacaggcgggcccaggaattgaaccccggtccccataactgtgaggcagacgctctaaccagtcgtccgccgttgggacgttgtgttaaacataaataaaaacagaatacaatgatttgcaaatcatgtttgatctatatttaattgaatacactacaaagaaaagatatttaaatgttcaaactgatacattttattgttttttagcaactaatcattaacttggaattttatggctgcaacacgttccaaaaaagctggggcagggtcatgtttaccactgtgttacatcaccttttcaattaacaacattcaataaacatttgggaactgaggacactaattgttgaagctttgtaggtggaattctttccaattcttgcttgatgtacagcttcagctgttcaacagctcggtgtcgtattttacactttcaatgggagacaggtctggactgcaggcaggccagtctagtacccgcactattttactacgaagccacgctgttgtaacacgagcagaatgtggtttggcattgtcttgctgaaataagcagggcccatgaaaaagacgttgcttggatggcagcatatggttctccaaaacctgtatataccttccagcattaatggtgccctcacagatgtgtaagttacccatgccattgacagtaacacagccccataccatcacagatgctggcttttgaactttgcgtccataacagtccggatggttcttttcttctttggcccggaggacatgacgtccagaatttccaaatacaatttccactttgcgtcagtccatcttagatgagctcgggcccagagaagccggcggcgtttctgggtgttgttggtaaatggcttttgctttgcataggagagtttcaagttgcacttacggatgcaatgccaaactttatttactgacatttgtttactgaagtgttcctgagcccatgtggtgctatcctttacacattgatgtcagtttttgatgcagtgccgcctgagggatcgaaggtcatgggcattcaatgttggttttcggccttgccgcttaaatgcagtgatttctccagattctctgaaccttttgatgatgatatggagcGTAgtagatgaaatccctaaattccttgcaattgtacgttgaggaacattgtccttaaactgtttgactattttctcacgcacttgttcacacctctttgtgaacaagtgccgAGCTCaaccctcgccccatctttgcttgtgaatgactgagcaattcagggaaactcattttatacccaatcatggcacccacctgttcccaattagcctgttcacctgtgggatgttccaaacaggtgtttgatgagcattcctccactttctcagtcttttttgccacctgtcccagcttttttggaacgtgttgcagccataaaattctaagtgaatgagtatttgctaaaaacaataaagttgaccagtttgaacattaaatatcttgtctttgtagtgtattcaattaaatataggttgaacatgatttgcaaatcattgtattctgttttatttatgtctaacacaacgtcccaacttcattggaattggggttttacaaGAGGCTAGGCGAAGTAGCAGCTATTTCGTCGTCGTGGTATTTCATTAAATTCGTGCGGGCTGTGGTTTCCGTGCATTCAGCCGAAACTCACACGGCAAGAGCGGCTTCATTCTTTACTATTTTGAAgcgtaaaaattattttttttttttttaaatcatttgtaTTTGCAAGGGTCGTTAACACAGTCAAACCCGaagatttattttcacttcacagggactttaaaaaatcaaaatgtttgcatatCATTTTGGGCGACTATAGCAAAAACGTTCCTCATGTGCTCTTATCTATCGACCGGTTAGCAGTTTGTTCAGGGgggttaaaacaaaacaaaacaaaaatcagcaaCGAACAGATCGACGCGGTGTTTTGTCTTCTGGGTGTCGTGGGAGGATGAGAACGACACAAGAGGATGTAAGCGACCGGAGCAGGTGATCACTTGACATTTTCCATCCAGTTTGCTCGCTTAAGCTTGTTCTTCCCAGGACCTTGACACGACGCGCAGGACTCGCGGCTGCGTTGTGTTTCAGAAACAGAAAGGTGTGACGTTTAGCAAGACAATTGCTGTACCTGCGTGTGACGGTCCCGGCGCTGCTTTGGCAGTCCTGTTGTTGACTGCTGGACATGTACGGGCTTTACTTGTAAAGCAATAACGTCAATAGTAAGGTATTGTTCCGAACCAGTTGTGCCGGTTGGgcaccttcttcttctccccCCACCCGTGGAAACCGATTGTGACCGAGAAGGACGACGACCGCGCCACTTGAGCTCTTAAAAACGGGTAACATCTCCATAAAGGAATATTTTATGCTTCCTAATAAACTCACCGGGCGGTATGTAAAAATGGAGTACGCTTGTCTTGTTTTCGGGCCCGTGGTTTCACAGAATTAGCCGGTGGCGAGAGCTAGCTTGTGCGAGGTCCGCAGTGAATAATTAATGTTAGCACCTTCGGACCACTGTTGCTTGTGGACGTCCTAGCAATGATAATCGTTGAGATCCCAGTTGGATGACAAAGCGTACAACGTTAAATGTTATGGCAGTGAAGATGACCAGATGACCTGCACGTATTGTTTATGTTCTGCAGGTTCCTGTTCGCGCAGTTGTCGCAAAATGCACCAGCATCGGAGCAACGCACCCATTTGATCAAAACAACTGGGGGCGTAGAAAGGTCAAACCTGTGACCTCATTTGATAGACAAGTCAGCAAGAGAAGTGGGCCTCATATTTTTCACCCAGTATACACAGAAGTATGACTGTCTTGTcccttaaatgttttatttaaagataGCACAGGCTGAGTGTGTGGACCCCACGATCAAGAAGAATAGccatgcacagtccatcccctgAAGTAGGGTCAGGGTACCCTGACGGGTTCGCGGTAACTAAAGATGCCACTCCCGAGACAACGCTGGGCAGTGCCTATTCTCCGGTGGACTACATGAGCATCACAAGCTTCCCCAGGCTGCCAGAGGACGAAGTGACGCAGGGGGACAACGTTGTCAAATCTCGCAAAGATGATGACAACGTCTTGGGCGAGCAAGAGACGGGTGAGTACAATTGTGTCACATGGTTTCTCCTTTGAATGCTCGCGATAGGACGATATGTTATTTTCAGGGACGTTTATTCGTTGTCGAGGAGGCCGATAACCGTTATTTGGCACCGATAATCATTTGCTGTAAAAGGGAAAAAACTGGTGTCAGAACTCCAAACACTTTGTTTGAATACCTTCAAGCCAACAgttattaaacagcttttcagatttgcaacatgtcaatttttttattttttttttgtaatcttagACAGTAGGCATCTTTGTAATAATATTCAAAGAGAAAGTGCAGGGAgctcccaggctcagcagcGTGTCGGGTGAGTACAATTGTGTCACATGGTTTCTCCTTTGAATGCTCGCGATAGGACGATATGTTATTTTCAGGGACGTTTATTCGTTGTCGAGGAGGCCGATAACCGTTATTTGGCACCGATAATCATTTGCTGTAAAAGGGAAAAAACTGGTGTCAGAACTCCAAACACTTTGTTTGAATACCTTCAAGCCAACAgttattaaacagcttttcagatttgcaacatgtcaatttttttttttttttttgtaatcttagACAGTAGGCATCTTTGTAATAATATTCAAACAGAAAGTGCAGGGAGCTCCCTGGCTCAACAGCGTGTCGTATAaagtttcataaaaatgtaataaaataaatagcttGCTAAAGTTTTCtgcagtaaataaagttttcaaacatttcaataaaagtgaaaatgtaaataaacaagtcTCTAAAGTTTACCCTGTTTTAAATTGATCTCATCTGCTGTtggattaaagaaaaaaaaaagaaaaactgatgcCTATATGCGTCAAAATGCCGAATATATAATACTGGATATATAATCAGTCTTTACCTATTGTATACCTTCATAAAGGATGTTTTAAAGTCACTTTGGGTGTTGCATGCATTAGGAATTCCGAACGTGTGTTGGTaaatatattctttatatttGATATTCCAGACCCAGATGTGTTTTTGAAGTCTGCACGTCTCCAGCGTCTTCCGTCCTTGGCGTCTGACCTGGCCTACCACGACGCCGTGTCCTTGAGGGAGACCACCCGAGACCCGTTTACGCAAGATTGTGCTTGCCAGCGGGACGGATTGACAGTCATCATCACAGCCTGTCTCACCTTTGCCACGGGCGTCACTGTTGCTCTCATCATGCAGATCTACTTTGGAGACCCCCAGGTGGGAATTTGCATTAGCATATGTGAACACAGCGTCGATGGTCTTACGAGTGATGTCGGCAGCTCTAGCGCTCTCACAAAGCGGCTCATGTTTCTTGCTAGGTCTTTCACCAAGGAGCGGTGGTGACAGATGTGGCACGGTGTACATCCCTTGGGTTTGAAGTTTTGGGGAAGCAGGGGTCCAGTGTTGACGCTGCCATCGCTGCTGCCTTCTGTTTGGGCATTGTACACCCTCATACCTCAGGTTTAGGAGGGTGAGTTGTCTGATGAGAAATCATGTATGCATTGGGGAAACCTTTGTAAGACATTTGTCTCTATATACCAAGATGTCTTGTGATATCTTCAGAGGGGGAGTTATGTTGGTGCATGATATCCGGAAAAACGAGACAAAGGTCATTGACTTCCGAGAAACAGCGCCAGCTGCCATTCGGGAAGAGTTACTTCAAACAAACCTTGATCTCAATGTGAGGCATTTTATCCGAGTTAGATGTTATGCAAGCCATACTTTTAAGATTATTTAATGATATGATTCATGTGCCTTTCAGCCTGGTCTGCTTGTTGGAGTACCAGGAATGCTCAGTGGGATGCATCAGGCACACCAACTTTATGGCAagtatgtataatgcatttaagACTGAATTCAACCTCAACACCTTGATAAGTTTCCATCCTTATGCGGTGTCCTCACAGCTTCTGTGTTCTTGTCTATAACATGCTTTTACTGTCCTGTTATTTTCAGTTGAGGCAGAACTATAATTGCTCGTAATACCTTATTATTTATCTCGCAAGCTACGTGTTGGACAGGCCTGTTATCTGAGGCCGAAGCAGACAAGCGTTTTATTACGATGATAAGACCGTGTAAGGTTTAGCTCTCCAAAGCAGTAAAGCCACACGGTATGTTTGACGCAAACGTCTGTCATCAGCCAAACCCCCCACAGATGAAATGTTAACCAAATGAGGGTGCAGTGCGCTGATTTCTGCCCCTGTGACCTCTGCAAGTTTATTTACGTAAAGAGCGCATTTGGtatacaaggtaactcaatgggCTTCACATGATTCAAAgcagttaaaacaaaacaaagtagaGAAAAGAGAGAGCTTACTAAAATTAcccaaaaagtacagtgcaagaaagataaGAACATGGAAGTGCTCAGTCATAAgcataagtaaaaaaaagaagtttttaacctggacttaaaaacattcacacatgGGACTGACTTTGCTTCTGTTGGcagcttattccatttgtgtgcagcatactaaataaacaaaacaaaactgtaccACTTAATGTAAATTTTGGTACTCTCTGTATTTTTGCCTTTGGGGAGAGTATGCACACAGCGGCCAATTCAGGCACAGCACCAGAGGCCACTATTTTGAGAATTTTTACGTATTGTTCCATTTGTCATAAGGAGCTTGTAGTCAACATGTTGTCTTGCTGAGGTTTTGTAGTGATAAAGATgaagaatgatttttttgttgttgttgtcatggacCTAAATGTATGAAACTGAATTCATCATTGTAGTGAACACAGCAAGCACACAACATTAATGAGCTGTAATTAGCACCTCAAAAGAGCTGCTGTCTTACTAGCGTCTACTAGGGAACGCAGCACAGATGGCAAATGGATGAATCGTTTTGTAGCCTTTTAAACCTTGGAAAAACCAGTCTTTCATGACATGACTCTCCTAGAATAACATGGAAGGAAGTGATTACCATGGCAGCAGATGTGGCCAGAAATGGATTTAATGTCACTCATGAGTTAGGTAAGTAATGATATTGTAGCATATAATTcactgaaatgaaatgagatTTAATGTCTTCTGTTATCTTCTTGCATCCCTAGCTGAAGCGCTTGCTAATGTTAAGGACGAGAACATTTCGGATGCATTTCGGGATCTTTTCCTCCCCAATGGTCAGGCTCCCCTCTCTGGGTTGTTGAGCAGACGACTGGATTTGGCCAGTTTCCTGGATGCTGTCGCAGTTAAAGGGATATTAGAGTTCTACAGTGGAAACCTGACACAGGAAATTGCTTCTACGGTAAACATTTTATtgctagatcagactacaggattttagccccaatTAGCTATCACGGGCGGTTTCCCAGATCGAGCtcaacatattttgtcgggaacgacaaaacctcttgcagtgtgacataatccacaaccAACGATTTGcccctacgatagccctacgacgccaaaataaaaactcaaatatgtttgatttttggcGGGAGATATCTTAATATCTTAAAATATAACTataattgtactttataaaaacatagtaagaacataaagagaatgtaaagtaataaacagtttgtgcaccatgattaattaattgtgctTCCTTCTGGTATGTGCGACTTTGTCATTGGGCGGCAatataaacaaagaagaacttTGCTCAACTACTATAAGGAATCAgtaatctgcagtaatattagtcttcTTCCAGAGGATAAACTATATATGCCGGTGAGTATTATGGGTCTGTCcacgtgttgctgcactgtttgtgttaaatATCGGTTCCTTAAAGCGTTATACACCGCCACTTAGGTGCTATTTGTTAGCTcctctatggcatttcccatcatgtgttagcattaagctagcggacttaaaGACAAGTTATGTGGgtggaattgtactgttcacattgacataaaaaatgtcacattgGGCGAAAAAGTTGGCATTGATTTGCAGTCTGAACATATTCTATTGCATTTATCTGTTGTACTCATTTCTAAAGGTGCAAGCAAGTGGTGGGGTGTTAACAGAAGATGACTTTGGTAACTACAGCACAGTCCTACAGCAACCAGAACACATAAACTATCAGGGTAAATACTAGTTTAATTCCCCATTTCCTTTCTTAACTTTTGCCACCCAATTTCATGACAGCAATGAATAAAATAGACATTGTTTTTTGTGGATGTTTTTGAAGGACACCATGTGATGGTGGCTCCACCGCCTCATGCAGGTGTTGGCCTGATCGCAGCACTCAATATCCTGGAAGGTTACAACATTACCAACCAGGTGCCCAGGAACAACACGTATCACTGGACTGCAGAGGTGGTATAGTGACCCTTTCACTAAATCTTGTTTcacgtacagtacagtaattcaTCTATTGTTGTCTTTCAGTCTGTGAAAATCGCTCTGGCTCTGGTGAGTGGCCTAGGGGACCCCATGTTTGACACTTCAGTCTCAGAGATGGTCACCAAGATGTTGAGGTACACATTGCATTGCCCcgtttttgcattcaaatatgtTTTCTCTCAGgctcatgataaaaaaaaataaaaataaaaaaaacctgccaTGTCCAATCTCTAAGCAAACAACAAGCATCCTCGCTCCGCCAAATGATCAACGACTTTCAGGCCTTTCCTGCCAGCCATTACGCGCCCTCGTTTAGTTTGGAGGACGGTGCAGCAGCTGCCCAGGTCATGGTGATGGGCCCAGATGACCACATTGTCTCAGTTGTAAGGTATGCTTTCATACATCTACATGCACATAGATGTTTGATTTTTAGCTAAGAGAAAATAGTTACATAACCTATTTTGGTATTTAGCTCCCTAAATAAACCATTTGGCAGTCGGATAGTGACTCCTTCTGGAATCCTGTTGAACAGCCAAATAATGGCCTTTTCTTGGCCTAACAAAACCCAAAGCTTCACACCTAATCCTGTAAGTATGTGTTACGCttatattttgtaatgttgGATGCtgttgatggtttttttttgccttctgaACCGTGGTTGATGTCATTAGCATAACAGCCTCCAGCCTGGGAAAAGGCCCTTGTCCTTCCTGATGCCCACTGCAGTGAGGCCATCTAATGGGTTTTGCGGTACATACATTGCGGTTGGATCCTCCAATGGAGCGAAAGCTCTTAGTGGCATCACACAGGTGATTAGCTTACATGACAAGTCTGAATTTTTACAACCGGGGTGTCAAACTGATTTTAGCTCGCGGGCCACATTTATCCCAATTAGATCTCAAGCGGGCCGGAccacaatattt is a window encoding:
- the LOC133466856 gene encoding glutathione hydrolase 7; this translates as MHSPSPEVGSGYPDGFAVTKDATPETTLGSAYSPVDYMSITSFPRLPEDEVTQGDNVVKSRKDDDNVLGEQETDPDVFLKSARLQRLPSLASDLAYHDAVSLRETTRDPFTQDCACQRDGLTVIITACLTFATGVTVALIMQIYFGDPQVFHQGAVVTDVARCTSLGFEVLGKQGSSVDAAIAAAFCLGIVHPHTSGLGGGGVMLVHDIRKNETKVIDFRETAPAAIREELLQTNLDLNPGLLVGVPGMLSGMHQAHQLYGKITWKEVITMAADVARNGFNVTHELAEALANVKDENISDAFRDLFLPNGQAPLSGLLSRRLDLASFLDAVAVKGILEFYSGNLTQEIASTVQASGGVLTEDDFGNYSTVLQQPEHINYQGHHVMVAPPPHAGVGLIAALNILEGYNITNQVPRNNTYHWTAESVKIALALVSGLGDPMFDTSVSEMVTKMLSKQQASSLRQMINDFQAFPASHYAPSFSLEDGAAAAQVMVMGPDDHIVSVVSSLNKPFGSRIVTPSGILLNSQIMAFSWPNKTQSFTPNPHNSLQPGKRPLSFLMPTAVRPSNGFCGTYIAVGSSNGAKALSGITQVLLNVLSSRKNMSDSLAYGRLHAQLEPDILLVDSEFLDEDVEMLQTKGHKIERTDVLSLVEGTRRSNDLIIGVADPRSADASALTMSRT